In a single window of the Drosophila albomicans strain 15112-1751.03 chromosome 3, ASM965048v2, whole genome shotgun sequence genome:
- the LOC117570896 gene encoding larval cuticle protein III/IV: MFKLLLIAAPLLACVLAAPPLGSDAVIEKFVSASDENGYGFQYALSDGSHFSEEGQGGNYAHGTFGYISPEGIPFALTYTADATGYHPQSDALPTPPPIPEAILRSIRYIEEHPTPEELADREVRKTQL, from the exons ATGTTCAAGCTG CTCCTGATTGCTGCACCTCTTTTGGCTTGCGTCCTCGCTGCTCCTCCCCTAGGATCCGATGCTGTCATTGAGAAGTTCGTTTCCGCATCGGATGAGAATGGATATGGCTTCCAATATGCGCTAAGCGATGGCTCCCACTTCTCCGAGGAGGGACAAGGCGGCAACTATGCCCATGGCACCTTCGGTTACATTTCCCCTGAGGGCATTCCCTTCGCTCTCACTTACACCGCCGACGCCACCGGCTATCATCCTCAGTCCGATGCTCTGCCCACTCCTCCCCCAATCCCAGAGGCCATTCTGAGGAGCATCCGTTACATTGAGGAGCATCCCACACCTGAGGAGCTGGCTGATCGTGAGGTGCGCAAAACTCAGCTTTAA
- the LOC117572554 gene encoding pupal cuticle protein Edg-78E, with product MSQFQLVAVLATAACLMCSLAVAQPVPSDSADAHAEIRSYENELKQDDNSYKYQFETSNGIAQQEQGVGGYYASGSSQYYAPEGQLIQLTYTADENGFQPQGEHLPTPHPIPEAILKSLEWNRNHPEEEQEEAHYHAAHEHSAHSAHGGHHQHGDQYLQVPASAPAAPSGLPYERKI from the exons ATGTCTCAATTC CAACTCGTCGCCGTACTTGCAACTGCTGCCTGCCTCATGTGCAGCCTGGCTGTGGCACAGCCTGTGCCCTCGGATTCAGCCGATGCTCATGCCGAGATACGCAGCTACGAGAATGAACTGAAGCAGGACGACAACAGCTACAAGTATCAGTTCGAGACAAGCAATGGCATTGCACAGCAGGAGCAGGGTGTGGGTGGATATTATGCCAGCGGCTCTTCGCAGTATTATGCACCAGAGGGTCAACTGATTCAATTGACATACACCGCCGATGAGAATGGCTTCCAGCCGCAGGGTGAACATCTGCCCACGCCGCATCCCATTCCCGAGGCAATTCTCAAGTCTCTCGAATGGAATCGCAATCATCCCGAGGAGGAGCAAGAGGAGGCCCATTACCATGCCGCTCATGAGCATTCTGCTCATAGTGCTCATGGTGGTCACCACCAGCATGGCGACCAGTATCTGCAGGTGCCTGCTTCAGCGCCAGCGGCTCCCTCTGGTCTGCCATATGAGCGCAAGATTTAA